The genomic segment GCGAGACAGGGCCTCTGGGCTGTCCCATTATCTTCCTCCTCGAGGGGCCCACAGGGGTCAGGGCCCTGCCCTGGTCACCCATCCTGGAGGGGCCTAGTGGAACTCTGAGCCCAGGGCTGTCACCTGATCCAGGAGCTCACATTCAGGCCTGGTGGGGGCTCCCTCCACTCCTAGATCTATTTCAGCTAGAAATTCAATCAGTCCCAGGAGGCCTTGTGTGTGGCCTCTGCTCACTGGGTATCAGAGTAGGAAAGTCACAAAACCAGCATAAAGTGGCCCTGCCAAAGGGGCCatgagggcgggactctggtCAAGACAGGGGCCTGACCCTTGGAGTGGGGACCCTCAGGAGCTGGCCTCTGGACATCAGGTCCTGGGGAGCCACCAGGTTCTGGGCAGGCAATACAGCCTGGTGATTAGGGCCTTGGGCTCTGGACTTACATGAAGTAGATGCGGGCTTATATCTTAGCTCAGTGCCTTGctatgtgtgaccttgggcaaagaccttgccttctctgtctcttggTTCCTCCTTTATacaataggaataataataggTTCTGTCCTGAGTTACCAGGAAGACTAAAGAAGAGAATCCTTCCGACCCGGCTCTGAGTCAGGGCTGCAGGCATGGGACGTCTACCGTTAGTGGCGAAGGGGATCTGAGAAGCAACATCCCAGCTTCACCTGGAAAGTGGGCAGGAGTGGGGAGGATGTACCCTGTCagtaccagactcctctgccacCTACAGGCCTCCAGGATTTCTGCCCTGGCCCAGTCAAGGACATAGGGAACTGCGTGGGGACTGATCCAAGTCCACTTAGCCCCAAGAATGTTCCAAATGAAGAGTTTATCTCCCTTCTGGGCACTGCCCTGATGCTAGTACTGCTGCCTTCAGGCAGTGTGGGGTCTCTCAAGGCTATTGCTACAGGTCCCCCTTCTCCCCTCAGTGGTGTCTGGGGGCCCCCTGGATGGGCCCTACCGGCTTAAGCAGTTCCATTTCCACTGGGGCAAGAAGCACGGTGTGGGCTCGGAGCACACGGTGGATGGCAAGTCATTCCCCAGCGAGGTAAGACCTTCCTCTGCCTGATGGGGGAAGGAGTGGGGTACTGGGGAGTCAGGGGTTTGCTAGGTGCCCAATGTGGGTCACTGGAGGGAGTGAAGTCCCCTACGGGACCTCCACCCACCCTCAGCACAGGGTCTTCCACCTGAAGTTGGCCGACTGTTGTGCTGATCTGTGTGTCCAGAAGGAATTTTCTGAAGGGCAAATCCAGTCCCATTACAGCCTTGCAACAACCCTTCAAGGATTAAGCCTGGCATTCAAGGGCCTGCATGACCTGGCTTTGcctggcctcatctcaccttgatGAGGCCACACCTGGCTCTttcatgttgctgttgttattgtttagtcactaagtcttgtcctactcttttgcaactccatcactgtagttcgccaggctcctctgtctatgggattctccaggcaagaatactgcagtgggttgccatttccttctccaggagatctcctggacccagggatcgaacccacatctcctgtgtttcctgcattggcaggtggattctctaccactgagccacctgggaagcttggctCTTTGATACCTCGAGGCATTTACCTATGCTGTTCGTTCTGTCTGCAATACCTTGCCCCGAGAGTACCATTGGTACTCTCTTCTGATTCTTTGGCCTCAGCTGCAGGATCCACTTCCTCAGGGAGGTGTCACCTCAGATGGTCATTATCTATTTCATAGTTCATGGAGGGCAGGGCTGAGCTCTTTGGTCCCTTGGGGCTCAGGAAAGGGTCAGACCTAGAGCAGGGTTAATGCTATCTTTGACCCACGGCTCCCAGAGGAGCCCCTCCTGCAAGGGGCCAGGAGTCCTGTGGGAGTGAGGGAAACTTAGCCCTGAACTCTCACCTAGGAGGTACTAAGCACTGGCCTGGCCTGTCGTTGCCCTGTAGCTGCACCTGGTTCATTGGAACGCCAAGAAGTACAGCACATTTGGGGAGGCGGCCTCAGCGCCCGATGGCCTGGCTGTGGTTGGTGTCTTCCTGGAGGTGAGGGGGCTACCTGGGACCCAGAGGGCCATAGGAGGCCTGGTGCCACCCCTAGTCCCAGAACATAGTGAATTCTGGGCTCATACTGCCTTCTCTCTGACAGACGGGGGGCGAGCACCCCAGCATGAACCGTCTGACAGATGCGCTCTACATGGTTCGGTTTAAGGTGAGACCAGGGGTCGGTGCCCTTGATCCAGAGCagcctgggaggggagggaggaccaGGCTAGATCATGGAGTGGGCTCTCCCACTCCTCCCTGCAGCAGACCCTTGCAGAGGTGAAGGGGGCAGGTCCACAGCTGTGGGGCGCTGCAACTGACTCCTCATCATCAAGGTCCATGGCCCCATTGCATGCCCAGGGTGTTGTCTGGTTGGGTATAGGATTCATAAGATGCTTATCACATTAATGGTCCTCCGACAGGCAGCACCACTAAGGTTTGTCGAGGGCAAAGGAGAGAACATGGTGCCCTGAGAGCTTTAGGAGCCACAGCTTTCTAATGCAAAAGGATGGGTGATGGCCTCTGGGGTCACAGACATTTGCCCACAGTTTGCATCACTGGGCCATATAAGCCTAAACCCTGTTGACAGAAATGGGCTGGGAGGGTGCTGCTCTCATCCTGGTGGGAGGTCTATGCTGATTCCTGGGTCCCCCACCCTGGCCCAGGGCACCAAGGCCCAGTTCAGCTGCTTCAACCCCAAGTGCCTCCTGCCTGCCAGCCGGCACTACTGGACCTACCCCGGGTCCCTGACGACACCACCGCTGAGCGAGAGCGTCACCTGGATTGTGCTCCGGGAGCCCATCCGTATCTCTGAGAGGCAGGTGAGTCCTCCCAGAGGGGCAGATGGAGGGAGGCGACACTCAGGCACACCTGGGCAGCATGACCATAGCAGACCACAGCCTGTGGTCCCACCATCAAGGTTCCCATTTTTTGCTACTAAATGTTCAGATTCTTGGGTGGGGGTCAGCTTGGTTGTTAGTCACTAGGACCTGGACACAGGCTAGAAggagagatccctggatcctgggaCCGCCCCTAGTGTGCTAGAATCTGAATGCTGCATTTGCAGACGATTCTTAGCTAGAGCGAAGATTGGAACTGGAGCTACATGAACAGGACCCAGGTTTAGAGGCTCTTCAGTGAATAAGTCACTAAGCTTGGGGGTCCCAAACGTGAAATGAGTGGGGGGAAGTAGGGACAAGCCCtagggacaggaggagagaggggcagaTCTGGCTGGGCAGGGTATGCCAGATGATGTGTCTGGGGTCAGAGGGGGCCACAGCTCCCCTATTCTGCCCTGAGTATCTCTTCTGCCTTAAGATGGAGAAATTCCGGAGCCTGCTTTTCACCTCAGAGGAGGATGAGAGGATCCACATGGTGAACAACTTCCGGCCACCACAGCCACTGAAGGGCCGTGTGGTCAAGGCCTCCTTCCGGGCCTGAGCTGTCTACCTGCCCAGCCAGTCACCGGGGCACCATCTTCCCAAGGGCTTCCATGTCAGCAGACACCAAACCATCCTAGGCTCCCTGCCTGGGGTTGCTGTGGAACCTCCTTCAGTTGGCTTGCTCCTTGGCCATGCTGGAGGCTTCTTGACGGGACCCTCAAGTGGGGGGACACCTTTCAGCAGCCCTGGGGACAGGAAGGGACCTGAGCCGAGTGTGGTCCAAGCCTGAGGCTGCCTCTGCTCTCCAAGACCCAAAGGCCCCTGGGAACCTCCTCTTGTCTTCCCCACTGGCAGTGGCAGCAGCCCTACCCCGAGCTCACACTGTGACGGATGAGACCAAACTCTCTGGGGCAAGCAGCTGGCACTCCCAGAAAGACTCAAGCAATAATTAGAAGAGTGGGCAGAGCTGCCCTCTCAGCATTACCTCTTCTGCGGGCCTCCGCTATGCACGCACCTCACTGCCAGGCCATTAAAACTGGGACTCAGCCTGCTGCGGGGGACGTGGCCTTCTCCCTCCAGCCACCTGCTGCCATAGGCAGGCACTGGCTACAGCTTATGTAGTATCTCCCTTCATCCCCACCCAGCCACCAAAGCAACCTACATGACAATCCCTCCGTGCACTGATTAATAAATTCAATCATTCATGCAACAAATACCCACTGAGGGCCTGTGTTCTATCAAGTACCCTTCTGGACATCAGAGAGGCCATGATGATGAGTCAAGCATGGGATGTTGAGAGGGCCATGGGCACTGAGCTCAGACTGTGATAACTTCATCTGGTGAAGGGATTAAATTCCAACCAGTGTTTCAAGGCAGAGAGATGAGAACAGTGTGTTTGAGCAGAAAGAGCAGAGGTGCCAGCTCCCAGGTGAGAGCCCAGGGTGTCTGTGAAGTAGAGAAGCACCAGTGAGGCTGGAGGCCTGGGGGAGAGCCTGGGACTCTCTCCAAGGCTCGTGGAGTCAGGAAGGATCTGGAGTAAAGGGAGGGTGAGGCCAGATGTGCAAAGGGGGAGATCCCTGGGGAGTGTTGGGGGGCAGGCAGGAGTGGCAGCAAGGGGAGATGGTGGCCAGCAGCCAGGAGAAAGAATACAGGGTGGTAAAGGCTGGGAGCAGGGGGCTGAATGAGAGAGATTTAGATAGCATCTAGCTATCaatgagggagggggtgggggagtgcaGAGTGTGTCCCTGGGTAGAGAGGGGTGACAGGAAAGCCTGGGCAAGAGGAGACCAGGAGGGACACACAGCTTTTGTGGGGCCCTGGAGAGGAGTGCTAGTAAGGAGTGGGGTGTTGGGGTCTGAGCCAAGAAGAGAGGTAGAGGGCGGAGGGAGGTTTGGAGCATCTTCATTCAAGGTGGTAGGTGAGGCcgaggggcaggagggaaagggtaCTCAGTGAGAGATCCAGCCCAGAACCAGGGCACAACCCTGGAGAGATGCTGCtgagggggaaagccacagagtggGGTCTGAGACACTTAATGAGAGTGTTTGGAAAGGAAAGGGGGGGTGGCAGATGGAGGGTCTGAGGAGTCTGaggcagggtggggctggggtgagaGAAGCGATCTCTCAGGTTACAAAATTTAAAGAGGCACGCACCCTCAAGTCCCAACCCTGCATCTGAATGATATTGAGAGTGCACATCTCCTTAAATGTGCACCTGAAGTGCCTTGCTGGACTCACCGTAGTCCCAGCCCAAGTCCAGAAGGGTTGGAAACCCAGCTATCGCTGCACCCCAGATGAGCCAGAGCAGGGAGGATGGTGGACAGTGGGGGCACTGAGGAGTAGGGCAGGGAGTGAGACTGGGACAGCAAATGTATGCCTGAGGTTGTGAAGGGAGAGCTGAGGGGATGCAGGGTCAAGGTTTTTGGAGAGATGGACCAGGGCACGCCTGGGAAGGAGGCATGTTCAGGATGTGCCTGAACATCCTTGGGAAGGAGGCCAACCTGCAGGTACTGGCGGGGCCAGGGGTGCATCCGTGTCTACTCACTTTGGCCATAGCTTGTCATGGTCACTATACCAGGAGGGCACTCCAAGGTCATGGGACACCTCTGGGCTTTGGCTGAGCCCGTGAGGAGAGGGCGGAATTGGGCCTCAGACCTCTAGCTTCAAgcccagggaggcaggggagggagaggttTGCTCTGTTGACAATCCCCCTTTCCACTCTCATGCTCGGGGCATACCTCTCCCCAGTGTGTCGGGGCACAAGGGGAACAGGTCTCTCGCCAAGGGCTGCTCCTGCACAGGGTCAGACCATTTTACTCCTGCAGGCACTCCTGGCCTCATCTAGGGACCATTTTCTCCCTCCACGTTGATGATGGTTAAAGGGATGGTGTCTGGAGGACAGCATTTGCTCAGCTTGGGGGAAGTAACGCTAGTAATGGCCCTCTGAAGGCAGGTAAGGGGCTTGGGGCAGGTGCCTGACTCTCTCCCTATGACCCAAGAGCTGTCATTAcccccatgttacagatgagaaagatgAGGCTGGGGGAGGTTAAATAAGCATGTGGTCAAGCAGAATTTGAAGCTGGATTTGTCCGATAACCCGCCTGCTATTTGCCAGAGCAGCTGGGCCCGAGGAAGGGAGGGATGAGCATAGCAGTGGCCACCTGGAGGCGGTACAATAGGCCTGATACCACCGGCCCTGCCAGAGCTCTTGGCCGGCCTCCCAGGGATGGCGGCATCACAGGCCTGGCGCTGCGGAGGACTTGAGAAATGGGAGctggttttaaaataattatcccAAGGCTGCCAAGATTCCTCACGCCTTTCATCCTTCcacttaattcattttttaaatttaaaactattttaaaaccaAA from the Capra hircus breed San Clemente chromosome 18, ASM170441v1, whole genome shotgun sequence genome contains:
- the CA7 gene encoding carbonic anhydrase 7; its protein translation is MTGHHGWGYGQNDGPSHWHKLYPIAQGDRQSPINIVSSQAVYSPSLKPLEISYESCTSLSIANNGHSVQVDFNDSDDRTVVSGGPLDGPYRLKQFHFHWGKKHGVGSEHTVDGKSFPSELHLVHWNAKKYSTFGEAASAPDGLAVVGVFLETGGEHPSMNRLTDALYMVRFKGTKAQFSCFNPKCLLPASRHYWTYPGSLTTPPLSESVTWIVLREPIRISERQMEKFRSLLFTSEEDERIHMVNNFRPPQPLKGRVVKASFRA